One Setaria viridis chromosome 3, Setaria_viridis_v4.0, whole genome shotgun sequence DNA window includes the following coding sequences:
- the LOC117850334 gene encoding universal stress protein PHOS32 translates to MAGRNIGVAVDFSSCSKNALRWAAANLAAAGDRLILIHVKGSYQYEEGVAHLWEHDGSPLIPLLELSDPRVSKIYGLAPDRETLEILTLAAGQRGVQVFAKVLWGDPARKLTEAVHKVPLQWLVVGNRGLSTVKRVLMGSVSTYVVNHAACPVTVVRENMLPPALTTNS, encoded by the exons atggctGGGCGGAACATCGGCGTGGCGGTGGACTTCTCGTCGTGCAGCAAGAACGCgctgcggtgggcggcggcgaacttggcggccgccggcgaccgcctCATCCTGATCCACGTCAAGGGCTCGTACCAGTACGAGGAGGGGGTGGCGCACCTCTGGGAGCACGACGGCTCGC CGCTGATCCCGCTGCTGGAGCTGTCGGACCCCCGGGTGAGCAAGATCTACGGCCTGGCGCCGGACCGGGAGACGCTGGAGATCCTCACGCTGGCGGCCGGCCAGCGAGGGGTCCAGGTCTTCGCCAAGGTGCTCTGGGGCGACCCGGCCAGGAAGCTCACGGAGGCCGTGCACAAGGTCCCACTGCAGTGGCTCGTCGTTGGCAACAGAGGGCTCAGCACCGTCAAGAG GGTTCTGATGGGGAGCGTGAGCACCTACGTGGTGAACCACGCGGCCTGCCCCGTCACCGTCGTCAGGGAGAACATGCTGCCACCAGCACTAACCACCAACTCCTAA
- the LOC117850418 gene encoding uncharacterized protein encodes MAIKQSSFPLRVLADLSLLFCILLAPVCSATPATAPATLLQLKSSLTDPEGVLSGWSPEADVCSWHGITCLPGEVGIVTGLNLSGYGLSGVIPPAIGGLISVESIDLSSNSLTGPIPLELGLLENLRTLLLFSNSLTGTVPPELGLLKNLEVLRIGDNRLHGEIPPHLGNCSQLETLGLAYCQLNGTIPAELGKLSRLQQLALDNNTLTGGIPEHLTGCASLRVLSVSDNMLQGNIPSFIGSFSDLQSLNLANNQFSGGIPAEIGNLSSLTYLNLLGNSLTGAIPEEVNRLSQLQVLDLSMNNISGKLSISGAQLKNLKYLVLSGNLLDGTIPEELCTGDSSSLENLFLAGNNLGGGIEALLNCSALRSIDVSNNSFTGAIPPSIDRLSGLINLALHNNSFIGALPPQIGNLSNLEILSLFHNGLTGEIPPEIGRLQKLKLLFLYENQMSGTIPDELTNCTSLEEVDFFGNGFHGPIPERIGNLKNLAVLQLRQNDLSGPIPASLSECRNLQALALADNRLSGALPETFGQLAELSVVTLYNNSLEGPLPESLFQLKNLTVINFSHNRFSGGLVPLLGSSSLAVLALTSNSFSGVIPAAVARSRNMVRLQLGGNRLAGAIPAELGNLTRLSMLDLSFNNLSGDIPAELSNCAQLTHLKLDGNSLTGTVPSWLGGLRSLGELDLSSNALAGGIPADLGNCSGLLKLSLSDNHLSGSIPPEIGRLTSLNVLNLNKNGLAGAIPPALRQCNKLYELRLSENVLEGPIPPELGELSELQVILDLSRNRLSGEIPASLGDLVKLERLNLSSNRLEGQIPPSLLQLTSLHLLNMSDNLLSGAVPAGLSSFPAASFAGNELCGAPLPRCVPSSTRRLPGTEVAVIVAGIAVISAAVCVVMLYTMLRVWSNWRAVSVSSSDGEESAHGGGRADKWGAAGDGKYWKVGSPVSSSAGEKHSSGSETSALHGKSTEAAGAAKS; translated from the coding sequence ATGGCTATCAAGCAGAGCAGCTTCCCTCTGCGTGTTCTTGCTGATCTATCCCTGCTGTTCTGCATCCTGCTTGCACCTGTATGCTCAGCCACACCAGCCACAGCTCCTGCCACTCTCCTGCAACTGAAATCCAGCCTCACTGACCCTGAAGGCGTCCTCTCCGGCTGGTCGCCGGAGGCCGACGTGTGCTCATGGCACGGCATTACATGCCTGCCCGGTGAGGTGGGCATTGTCACAGGCCTCAACCTGTCCGGGTATGGCCTGTCAGGCGTGATACCGCCGGCGATCGGTGGACTCATCTCCGTCGAGTCCATTGACCTGTCTTCTAACTCCCTCACCGGGCCGATCCCGCTGGAGCTGGGGTTGCTGGAGAACCTGAGGACGCTGCTActcttctccaactccctcaCCGGCACCGTCCCACCGGAGCTTGGCCTCCTCAAGAACCTGGAGGTGCTCAGGATCGGCGACAACAGGCTGCACGGCGAGATCCCGCCGCACCTCGGCAACTGCAGCCAGCTGGAGACGCTGGGCCTGGCATACTGCCAGCTGAATGGCACTATTCCAGCTGAGCTCGGCAAGCTGAGCCGCCTGCAGCAGCTGGCCCTGGACAACAACACCCTCACCGGCGGTATACCGGAGCACCTCACTGGTTGCGCCAGCTTGCGCGTTCTATCAGTGTCTGATAACATGCTGCAAGGCAACATTCCTTCGTTCATTGGAAGCTTCAGCGATCTCCAGTCTCTGAATTTGGCAAACAATCAGTTTTCCGGTGGGATTCCGGCAGAGATCGGCAACCTTTCCAGCTTGACATACCTCAACCTGCTTGGCAACAGCCTGACCGGCGCCATTCCGGAAGAAGTGAACCGGCTGAGTCAGCTGCAGGTTCTGGACTTGTCCATGAACAACATTTCTGGAAAGCTCAGCATCTCTGGAGCACAACTGAAGAATCTGAAGTACCTTGTGCTGTCAGGCAATCTCCTTGATGGCACCATCCCTGAAGAACTCTGCACTGGAGATTCATCAAGCCTGGAGAACCTGTTCCTCGCCGGCAACAACCTTGGAGGTGGCATCGAGGCGCTGCTCAACTGCAGCGCTCTGCGGTCCATCGACGTGTCGAACAACAGCTTCACCGGAGCAATACCGCCGAGCATAGACCGGCTGTCGGGGCTCATCAACCTTGCTCTGCACAACAATAGCTTCATCGGCGCCCTGCCCCCGCAGATAGGGAACCTGAGCAACCTGGAGATCCTGTCTCTGTTTCACAATGGCCTTACTGGCGAAATACCGCCGGAGATCGGCAGGCTTCAGAAGCTGAAGCTCTTGTTCCTCTACGAGAACCAGATGTCCGGAACCATCCCGGATGAGCTCACCAACTGCACGAGCTTGGAAGAGGTGGACTTCTTCGGCAACGGCTTCCATGGCCCTATCCCTGAAAGAATAGGGAACCTCAAGAACCTGGCCGTGCTTCAGCTCCGACAGAACGACCTGTCGGGCCCCATTCCGGCGAGCCTCAGCGAGTGCAGGAACCTGCAGGCCCTTGCATTGGCTGACAACCGGCTCTCCGGCGCGTTGCCGGAGACGTTCGGGCAGCTGGCTGAGCTCAGCGTGGTCACTCTGTACAACAACTCCCTCGAGGGCCCCCTGCCGGAGTCGCTGTTCCAGCTCAAGAACCTCACGGTGATCAACTTCTCGCACAACCGGTTCTCCGGCGGCCTCGTCCCTCTCCTCGGCTCCAGCTCCCTCGCCGTGCTGGCGCTGACCAGCAACAGCTTCTCCGGGGTGatcccggcggcggtggcgcggtcgAGGAACATGGTCCGTCTCCAACTCGGCGGCAACCGGCTCGCCGGCGCAATACCGGCCGAGCTGGGCAACCTGACGCGGCTCAGCATGCTTGACCTCTCGTTCAACAACCTCTCCGGCGACATCCCGGCAGAGCTCTCCAACTGCGCGCAGCTCACCCATCTGAAGCTGGATGGGAACAGCCTGACCGGCACCGTCCCTTCGTGGCTCGGGGGGCTGCGGTCCCTCGGCGAGCTGGACCTCTCGTCGAACGCGTTGGCTGGCGGCATCCCGGCGGACCTTGGCAACTGCTCCGGGCTTCTCAAGCTGTCCCTCAGCGACAACCACCTCTCCGGCAGCATCCCGCCGGAGATCGGCCGGCTGACATCTCTCAACGTTCTGAACCTGAACAAGaacggcctcgccggcgccataCCGCCGGCGCTCCGGCAATGCAACAAGCTGTACGAGCTGCGGCTTTCGGAGAACGTGCTGGAGGGGCCGATACCGCCGGagctcggggagctgtcggagctgCAGGTGATACTGGACCTGAGCCGGAACAGGCTGTCCGGCGAGATCCCGGCGTCCCTCGGCGACCTCGTGAAGCTGGAGCGGCTGAACCTGTCGTCCAACCGGCTGGAGGGGCAGATACCACCCTCGCTGCTGCAGCTGACGAGCCTGCACCTCCTGAACATGTCAGACAACCTCCTCTCCGGCGCGGTGCCCGCGGGGCTGTCGAGCTTCCCGGCCGCGTCGTTTGCCGGCAACGAGCTCTGCGGCGCGCCACTGCCGCGGTGCGTGCCGTCGTCGACCCGGCGACTCCCGGGCACGGAGGTGGCCGTGATCGTGGCGGGCATCGCCGTGATCTCGGCGGCGGTGTGCGTGGTGATGCTGTACACCATGCTGCGGGTGTGGAGCAACTGGCGGGCGGTGTCCGTGTCGAGCTCCGACGGCGAGGAgtcggcgcacggcggcggtcGCGCCGACAAGTGGGGTGCCGCCGGGGACGGCAAGTACTGGAAGGTGGGGTCGCCGGTGTCGTCGTCGGCCGGGGAGAAGCACAGCTCGGGGTCCGAGACCAGCGCGCTCCATGGCAAGTCGACGGAGGCTGCCGGCGCCGCGAAGAGCTAA